GCCGCGACTGATGCCGTCGCACGGATAGGCTCGGCGCATGGCCATCCCGCGGCAGCTTCCGAACATCATCACGATCGTGCGCATCCTGTGCGCACCGGTGTTCCTGTGGATGCTGCTGGCCGACGGGGGAGCGGACGGCCCGCTGCGGTGGTGGGCGGCGGTGCTGTTCATCGTCGCGATCGCGACCGACGGGATCGACGGGTACCTGGCACGCAGGCACGACATCGTGACCGACCTCGGCAAGCTGCTCGATCCGATCGCCGACAAGGTGCTCACGGGGTTCGCCTTCATCGGTCTGTCCATCCTCGGTGAGCTTCCGTGGTGGATCACGGCGCTCGTGCTCGTGCGCGAGGTCGGCATCACCGTGCACCGCCTGATCGTCGCGAGCGACCACGTCGTCGCGGCGGCGTGGATGGGCAAGCTGAAGACGCTCGCGCAGGCGGTCGCTCTCTCACTCGCGCTCTTGCCGCTGTGGACCCTGGTCGGCGACTGGATCTTCTGGGTCAACGGCGTCACCATGACGATCGCCGTCGTGCTCACGGTCGCGAGCGGCATCGACTACGTCATCACCGAGGCTCGGGGGGCGCGGCGGGCGAAGGGCGCGGCGTGACACCGGCCGCGGAACTTCTGGCCGCGCTGGCCGCGAAGGGCTGGACGGTCGCCGTCGCGGAGTCGCTCACCGGTGGCCTCGTCGCCGCCACGATCGTCGAGGTCCCCGGAGCGTCCGCCGCACTGCGCGGCGGCGTCGTCGCCTACGCGACGGACATCAAGCGCGACGTCCTCGGGGTGGACGCCGGTCTTCTCGCCTCGGCGGGCGCCGTCGATCCCGAAGTGGCACGGCAGATGGCCTCGGGCGTGCGGACACTCCTCGGGGCCGACGTGGGCATCGCCACGACGGGAGTCGCGGGACCCGGGGCGCAGGACGGAAAGCCGGTGGGCACGGTCTGCATCGCGGTGGTCACGCCGGATGCGGCGGTGTCGTCCACCGAGATCTTCTCGGGCGACCGGGCCGCGGTCCGCGCCGCGGCGACCGAGGCCGCTCTCCGCGCTGCGCTGGCGCGGCTCTGAGATACCCGCGATCGCCGACGCCGCGGTGCGGGAACACATCGGGTTTCTTCTCGGTTACATTCGGTGATTCCCACCCATTCCCCAGTTCACGGGATTAGATTGGCATCATCCGGTGCTGTACTGTGATCACCCCGGATAAGCGGAATCAGAAGTGAGGAGGGGGCCCACAATGATCCTGGTTCGTCAAGAGATCGGCGAAGTGCTTCGCGACTTCCGCCAGCAGAAGGGTCGGACCCTCCGACAGGTCGCGAGCCGCGCAAGCGTGGCGCTCGGCTACCTGAGCGAGGTGGAGCGCGGTCAGAAAGAGGCCTCGAGCGAGATCCTCGCATCGGTCGCAGAAGCGCTCGACGTGC
This window of the Microbacterium sp. SSM24 genome carries:
- the pgsA gene encoding CDP-diacylglycerol--glycerol-3-phosphate 3-phosphatidyltransferase; translated protein: MAIPRQLPNIITIVRILCAPVFLWMLLADGGADGPLRWWAAVLFIVAIATDGIDGYLARRHDIVTDLGKLLDPIADKVLTGFAFIGLSILGELPWWITALVLVREVGITVHRLIVASDHVVAAAWMGKLKTLAQAVALSLALLPLWTLVGDWIFWVNGVTMTIAVVLTVASGIDYVITEARGARRAKGAA
- a CDS encoding CinA family protein: MTPAAELLAALAAKGWTVAVAESLTGGLVAATIVEVPGASAALRGGVVAYATDIKRDVLGVDAGLLASAGAVDPEVARQMASGVRTLLGADVGIATTGVAGPGAQDGKPVGTVCIAVVTPDAAVSSTEIFSGDRAAVRAAATEAALRAALARL
- a CDS encoding helix-turn-helix domain-containing protein, whose product is MILVRQEIGEVLRDFRQQKGRTLRQVASRASVALGYLSEVERGQKEASSEILASVAEALDVPISIIMREVGDRISVLEGLQTFPDVVPDDLVAAVDAELSLR